In Papaver somniferum cultivar HN1 unplaced genomic scaffold, ASM357369v1 unplaced-scaffold_114, whole genome shotgun sequence, a genomic segment contains:
- the LOC113328958 gene encoding uncharacterized protein LOC113328958 produces the protein MQTSSTQGKKSREANTTIHCTGSKPFARYKEEMCDPETGEVVGQIEFYKLTHCNIDVWTCHTAEENYGKMLELRAAPTPEGSTPLTDAQICEEVLGVRSGYVKGLGHGYEKPSSSSIEYNAELGEALRRADEAEKRNKELEERVDEQNRIIQGLVTDTMDIVSFLQFRMLSFLISGVI, from the exons ATGCAGACAAGTAGCACTCAAGGTAAAAAAAGTCGAGAAGCGAATACAACCATTCATTGTACGGGGTCAAAACCTTTTGCCCGCTATAAAGAGGAAATG TGTGATCCAGAAACAGGTGAAGTTGTTGGACAAATTGAATTCTACAAGTTAACCCACTGCAATATTGATGTTTGGACCTGTCATACGGCGGAGGAAAACTAT GGTAAAATGCTTGAACTCCGAGCTGCGCCTACACCTGAAGGTTCAACACCCTTGACCGATGCTCAAATATGTGAGGAAGTGCTAGGTGTCAGATCCGGTTATGTCAAGGGTCTTGGTCATGGGTATGAAAAACCTAGCTCGTCTAGCATCGAATATAATGCGGAGTTAGGCGAAGCTCTTAGGAGGGCAGATGAAGCAGAGAAGAGAAATAAGGAACTTGAAGAAAGAGTTGATGAGCAAAATCGCATAATACAGGGGCTGGTAACTGACACAATGGATATCGTTTCTTTTCTTCAGTTTAGAATGTTAAGTTTCTTAATTAGTGGTGTCATTTAA